The region ATCGTTATACTTAtgagatttttttattcaatggCTGTATGTTTTTCATTCAAACTGAACTGTGACGAATCTCCTATAATCGTCTTCACCTCAGGATTCATTTTAATTGCCGTAGACGCAAACCAAATACCACGTTTAATAACGTTTTTCATGATCAAATTTAGGGTATCCCTTCTGAGGAAGAAAGTGGAGAATTTGTTTCAGAATACTTCTATATCTGTAATTGACACAAAAGATAAAAGAAAAAGTCTCCTTTTATATCAAGACATTTATGAAGATATTCTTGACTCCGTCAATATCATCAGCAACCAAGTCGATCCTTTCGTGAgtacattattattttacaaaggtaGTACCACTACCGTTATTTATTACGTTATATACCTACGTGTTGCtgtaaatttttatttgttttctgtTACAGTTTCTGTTGAGTTTGGTTTGCAGTTTCCCCAAGATAATGCTTCTATTGTACAACATAATTGTTCTACAAAAAAGAGGGGTAAGGCTCCTATACTTCGGTAATTTGAAGCctaaaagaaataaagttaattattaaataaaaaataagcagttttgacttatttacaatattagtggTGGTAATTGCTATAACTGTTTCTAATTTTGGGtatctacgtcaaacggtctctgagaaaaatgcatttaactgatttgcaagaccgaagtgatcccataagtgttccgggAACAAAAGTTTtacacggaacactaaaaatatttcattgatGTTATTGTTAAATGGTCAAAGACTGATAATTACAGAATATAACATTAACTTAAGTAAATATTCAAACGACTTTTATCGCgtataattacataatttaaaataaatacctacgtctCGAACGCTTTACGGCGTTCGGGGACAATTGGGTACCATCTGTCCGTTCCGTTTgtcaatttaaataattttatattataagtaaCCATCGCGCTAATCAAAGATAATTATTACAACTTACtaatacagtcgccatcagatatagcGGCTgtggtgctcaaaaatatctgaacacacactgtaacgccttgacaatagaggcgtgttcagatatttgggagcaccttggccgctccgatatatctgttgGCGACTGTACTTTACTAGCTCATTATTTAGAGGTGACTTCAGACACGTGTATCCACACAATCTGAAATTCCAAACACATTGCTATTTTCAGGTCCCGATAATTCACTTGGTAGCGCTGGGGTTGGAGGCGATGCAATGGGCTCTAATTCCCTGTCTACCAGGAATCGTGTTCGAGATGACCCGAGCGCATGTTGATAAAATGAAACTATTCCTGCTGAAACACAACAAAAATAGTACGCGTAACAGTAAGCATACTTTTATTCATATAATGCCTTTTCGTCTGAAGAACCTAGATAATATTCGTATTAAAGATAGTAAGTTGAtgtcatttcaaacatagagcaATTGTCAAAGTTATTTAGAAAGTTACACCGAAGTATAGTCTGTCGATTTGTAACTGGCCCCGAGCcgcttttacttaacaatagacaaaggattagcagttcggggccagctacaaattgACAGACTTTACCCCATATGCTAAGTATATTTCTGAGTACAATGAATATTATTCCCATCATTGCAGTAATCTGAATGACTTTAAAAGGCGATTGAGTTATTTATTGGAAATGTTTGCAAATTCAAAATGTCCCATTTACCTTCTAGATCACGCTATTCGAACGGAAATAAAGGAATTCCTGGACTACTTGGAGATACGGCCATGTCGCTACTTACTGTACCGTTTCATTCCAGTGGACCTGTCCCTTCCAGTCTGTTTGTTCCATCTCTGCACCACATATCTCATTGTCATGATACAGTTCTCGCATCTGTTCGATGATGCTGCCTAGAGTGTAACCGATTataattaatatctgggagaccgagctttgctcggaaaacatataaaaactcaaaaatgcgcgttttcccagagataagacctagatcagccatactctaagtgttttccgcggaaccctagggttccgcaacacccctgcaggggttccgcatgaatttagaacactagtctttagtcgcctcgaaaaattttactatgccgCCACCGCCATCGccattgtagggttccatcaagtatttcgctttccaaaagggttccgtcaaaaaaaagattgaggACCGCTGACCTAGATATATTGAAatcattagagccgtttccgagatctatgaataaatatacaagaattgctcgtttaaaggtatacgATTTTGAACGATTACGACTTGTAAGCCTCATTTCGACGTCTATTAGAATAAGGCTCATGAAGATTGTCGAGAAAGATTTTCGGAAACATATTTTATACTAGTGGcactgtgagctgtagacctcgtgGAACCCCCGGACTCAGcaatgatgaaaaaaaaaagctgaaacgacaaaaaaagttgtatttatttattgcaaaatTAACATCACGGAATCATCTTTATAACCAAAACAGCCTTAAGATTAATATAAAtagtttttctactcgtcgactgtaattcttgaattaagatttcttataccaaactgcaattgggtatttttaatttatgggctcccaactcaactataatattcataacgatacagtttagtcaacaaGTCGCCGctatcaagaggacgaaacaaaaccatagctcaaatttattatttatttaggttgtatagtagaaacaattgcttcataagtcagaaacgcgcatgtgaaaccctaaatatagcaacatccatagacaacgaaaaccacttagcgttgcttcttagtctccataggctacagtggccaaaatcgagaaaacgaCTGTCTAAatattgaatttagcgcggagcaactTCCGTTACAATGTGGTCTATCAATTGATAAACAATATTGATGTTTTGACATCAAAGTGTACTTTATCGGTAGGTTTCTATGTCAATAAAATAGCTTTGATATATCACGTTTAGTGCGTAGGCAAATAATAAAAGAGTTTTTATCGAAGGGTTGATCTATAGCTTCAAGGTAAGGGGAAGTATGCTGAGTCAACAATAGTTTGTTTGATCTCAATGTGTTTGTTGTAgcctttattttaattttattaggtacattaaaaaaaactacttaaggttattttaattatttacatacaaatgtAACAAAGCTTTGAATGTTTATGAAGATGTATATGGTAATAAGCTTAGTAAACTtatctatatttatttgtttttgacattggaaatgtcttttcgttcgctccagtatagggtccgatttcacgaaaaagtgcgatccccttatatctcggaatgttgtgaagatatgacattaaaaaataggctcaaaagacgcatactcacgagagctgtaaggtgcaaaaataattattcgagaaagtcaaaaacgaaaaaagttatagtcgaaatagtgaaaataaaattcacttttttccgaatttttgattttggtgctcgataatttggaaaggaaaaatgatatcaaaaatttgagaaaaacggctctgggcaatttagtcagctacaatttgagcctaaaacaaagacgatcgggttaagggtttgccctgtagtagggtgattcacttttgtatggagaaaaaaaagttgtaatatttttcctgactttgctcaccaatggagtctctccacactaaaaactatctatttcaattttcaaaagaatcgaataacgtttagaggttgcacaagttgaaaaggtagagtgagaaccccatacattgcgtgaaaatgaactatgttctaaaatgacaaaatataatgaactgatactaaaatcgaatgagaaaactgaattttgcgtctaaaacacgataaaagcccttttcctttggaaacaggtggaaaaactgaaaaatcttaactagaacatttatcgagtaaccaaaatccaagtttactactaattttaaaatttatttatatgtagaaggttcagtatcacactactctccgctttgatggtagccgcttaaaccattttctaccctccgatgtagagtcgttggttatttgaaaaatctttattgatgttgtgcaacctctaaatgttgaccgattttaaatttttttaacgtataatatttttttatcagttagaacaagaattcgagcaaagtcagatgaaaatcgaaaattcggaaaggtagaggtagaggtagaggtacacaaaataaaaacttatacagagaaacataaaaacgaaaaagtgccacgaaatggtctcacctcagcatgttgctggcggctgctagcagatagctgatgctgaaccctggcagtacctagtggagctcgggtttaatacaacataagcacacgctgttttggtcatcggactcgtctcgatgagcacttaggagagtagtacccaagatagagctgatgctgaaccctggctgtacctaaaggaactcaggtttgttgcaacataggcacacgctgttttggtcatccgactcgtcttgatgagcacttaggagagtagtacccaagatagagctgatgctgaaccctggttgtacctagcagaactcaggtttggtgcaacataggcacgcgctgttttggacatccgattcgtcatgatgatcacatggtagagcattacccaagatagctgatgctgaaccctggtagtacctattggaactcaggtttggtgcaacatagacaaacgctgttatggtcatctctcgtcgcgtcaaactgctgtcaagaaaatttcatatcttgcagcaaatgggccgctgccgatcaagactcgagtgacgataacggcgatgtggctaccacttctcgagttgactacggatttgccgtgtaataattttcttgtactttgaacattaatatatcctgcttattaatcgaaaaatgaaatatggaCCTATACTTATGcaccacggcgacaattattcaaacttcgatacgcgtgtggaaattttgcaatttgtttgttcacatgcgttatgtccaggatacttgtgttaatctaagaataaaataattatcattcaacgttgtagttttattttgtaactttttccttatccggactttctcgtcgctcagcgacaatattttttcgaattccgtagattcatttccaatgtgctcgatagtcgtgtgaggcacgaaatctgtgaatttttataAGACTTCATCTTTACCCGAAATTTTGCCGAAATTAGACTAGTCCATGTGAACACTGTGTGTATGTTtctattaaatttaatatgagTAGTATATTGTATACGTAGTGAAGGAAATAAGAGAAAATATAGCCCGAAAGAAAATATGCACGAAACGTTTAGCCATTTATTTTAGAGTGACATATTGTCaagaatcataaaaaaatacaaatttaaatatctaTCAAAAATGTAAAGAGTTCGCAACATCCTCCCACCTTTTGGGCAAGAGGCCCAAAACTCTTCTCTAGATCTCGGTAGAGTCCTGTGTTTCAAGCGGGTACAGGCGTTGAACGGCTCGTGTTAATTGTCCATCTGCTGTGTGCACCTTAGCCACTCTTACACAATCATCCTTAAAGACCACTTAATAATCTGTGTCTAATAAACTACATCACCTACCCTTAAATACGAGTCCCTCTCCTT is a window of Cydia splendana chromosome 1, ilCydSple1.2, whole genome shotgun sequence DNA encoding:
- the LOC134797143 gene encoding uncharacterized protein LOC134797143 codes for the protein MTDQVRKIFTKRATVWPHDYQTVRAYKYFRSSYLISAILGYNFFPFTIFKSRFVRIIFTIYALSVSIGFSYLVLSYVKYIDRSPYVYIAAEYITTVILLLFMNADNRAQFLRSLELIDDKLHVDGSYYYRIQKITQVFVIIVILMRFFYSMAVCFSFKLNCDESPIIVFTSGFILIAVDANQIPRLITFFMIKFRVSLLRKKVENLFQNTSISVIDTKDKRKSLLLYQDIYEDILDSVNIISNQVDPFFLLSLVCSFPKIMLLLYNIIVLQKRGVPIIHLVALGLEAMQWALIPCLPGIVFEMTRAHVDKMKLFLLKHNKNSTRNNHAIRTEIKEFLDYLEIRPCRYLLYRFIPVDLSLPVCLFHLCTTYLIVMIQFSHLFDDAA